The following DNA comes from Plodia interpunctella isolate USDA-ARS_2022_Savannah chromosome 1, ilPloInte3.2, whole genome shotgun sequence.
catttttatcccggaaaaattacgcgggcgaagccgcgtgcaaaagctattatgatatatttcaGAAACtcttattatgtatattttttactaaaatcaaaaagagcaataataaaatagccaATCAAGTATCCTTGACCTTGGAGGCAACGAAACCCCGGTGGTGATCACGTAATCGAGGTCACCGTCAAATCACGCAATAAAGTCATAGCAACGTATCTATCGTGATGAAACCTATCTCAGTTCAAGAACCCGTTTGGGTGAAAGGGTACGCCGAACAGACAGTGACAGACAAAACACTGCGGTTAAACAAAGACTGTTGATGCAGCTATcagtaataaacaatttcttaCTGAATGTTCAGGAAGCAATATATAAATCGCTTTAGCTCAAAGCCTACAAATAACATGACAATTTTCAGATTTCCAATGAGCGctaaatgaaatgtttttggCTTTAGGTTTTGcatttgattgtttttatttaacacattGACTAAAAAAGCAAACTACCAGTAGTTACTACACTACTCGTACTTTGCTaccttttgtttattaattttactgttCATCGATATTATCAATATGACCTAATGACTTACCATTAATCAGCATGGGCATGGCACAAATCGATTCGATATAGTCATTCGATTTTGACAAGCCTGCCTATTCGTACATATTGAATattcagtatttatttatattgcacacagtattaatattacttcTGTAGTTGCAGAGTTCATTTGAGCGCCAGTGGAATCGAAAATGCATTTTGCATTTGACTGTCGCTTCAAAGAAGTTTTGTAATGGTTGCATTGCGCATTGTCAAGAATCTAGCTGAAAGCATTATTGCCTTCAAATGATAAAAATCGCACGAACAACAGCTAGATAGATTTCTACATCATAAAACATCTGTCTGGCAGAATCATATAGGTTCTTAGAACTTGAATAGGTTAGTACTTTGCTATCGATATTTGCCTGAGTCATGCGTCATACACaagctatataaaaaatggtgtGTACGATTTATAAGTAGTCTTCGATAACGGTACACGAACGAATGCCAACGGCCAAAGTTGTATTTGCAAATGGTGTCCCACTAACGTCTGTTCTATGCGTCAATTGCTCAGCGAAGATTATACTACGTTTTGGCTGTCTCTTTTATTATCGGTGACACATTTTGATAACAACGAATGTTATCTGAAttcgtatttatattgtaaacaaagCGAGAAATCtttatacatacatgttaATTCGAATGCACTATTGTGTaatttgctttttaaattaaaagatattttgtcAAACAAAGCAAAATCAAAGCTAATTCATCTGCAGTAAACGTCCATAATAGTATAGTTCAGGACACATGCAAGGGAGGAAAGTTTCACGTGGGGCTGATCAATACAAGAGTCGGGACGGCGACCGGCTGTCGGCGGTATAACGTGGCACCCTAAACACAGCTGATTCTACCGGGAGGGTTCGTTCACCCCTCGCCCCGCACTCCTTACAACCCTCGTTTACTTTCCATTTTCTAGGAAACTCACTAATGATTGCGAATTTCCTtactcgtatatttttttattcgaagGCCGAGACATTTCGATTAAACGGATCTAGACGGCcatggttatattttacaataattacaaatatgtacTCACGCAGAGGTGGTAGTACTATAGACAAAACCAGTTCATACGGATTAAATACTCAGGCTGTAATGGAAGTACGAGATGGATATACAGAAGAGCAGCAACAACAGTACACTAAATATCTGAAGAAGTTGAAAAATGAATTCGATGAACGATTGGCGAAGAAACCAACATTTAAAGTATCATTTTCCGAACTAGATCGTGTTAAGACTTTAGGTACCGGAGCATTCGGTAGAGTTATATTGTTAAAGCACAAAACCAGTAGCAAACTATACGCTATGAAAGTTTtggaaaaggaaaaaatagtTAAGATGAAACAAATTGATCATACGTTAAACGAAAAACGTATTCTTGAAGCTATAAGATTTCCATTCACGGTCTCCATGGAATTTAGCTCTAAAGACaatagttatatttactttgtgATGCCCTTTGTGCCAGGAGGAGAAATGTTCACCCACCTTCGTAGGATGGGAAAGTTCGAGGAGCAATTAGCAAAATTTTATGCAAGCCAAGTAATATTAGCTTTGGAATATTTGCATTTCTGCCATCTAGTCTACCGTGATCTGAAGCctgaaaacatattaatagacaaaaatggttatttaaaaataaccgaTTTTGGTTTCTGTAAAGTATTACAGGGCCGTACGTGGACTCTGTGTGGGACGCCGGAGTATTTAGCTCCAGAATTGATATTGAGCAAAGGATATGGTTTTTCGGTAGATTGGTGGTCATTCGGAGTTCTTCTTTACGAAATGAATGCAGGTTTTCCTCCTTTTTATGCCAACGAGCCTATGAAAACGTACGAAAAAATTGTTGCTGCAAAATATAGATGTCCCTCGTGTTTCAATGCTGATTTGCGAGATCTCATTCGCAACGTGCTGCAGACTGATATAACCAAGAGATTCGGAGTAATGAAGGATGGGGTCATGGACTTTAAGAATCACAAATGGTTTAAGGGAATTGAGTGGGAGGCTATCCTCAACTGCCGCGCACAACCGCCATTCGTACCCAAATACAGAGCTCCAGGAGATACTAGCAACTTCGAGAGGTATGAGGAAGAGCCAATAAAGCCAGCAAACCATTGTCGATATGAATCAGAATTCGCTGATTTCTAATAAAACTTACgaataccttttttttaccttttaacTGATTCAGACTTGATcatcaacataaaaatataacttttatttttataattgtgttCTTATTTGTGGTAAATGGTCGATTTATGGaaaactgtaaaataataactaaaacttCCATTCGATCAGACAGATAAATCACAAATGTTACAGTAACGGAAAGCTTTCATCACTTGACAATAAAAGTGCGGTTGGAACATGAAAAGGAAGATATCCGTCGGCGATCATGTTGGTCGTGTCTAGTCGTTTTGTCGGGCCTGATTTGAATCCATTATTGAGCACGTGCGACTCCCTCACGACTGCGCCCGCGCCTAGGGATCGTGGATGCGTGTAGGGAGCACGCGAcggttttgtttatttttagaactaTACATGTGTCTGATATTTGCAAGTTACACTTGGATGATTCTTTTATTACTTTGGGCGAATATGTTACTTTAAACAATGACACTattaagaagaagaaaactATGTTAGGTACAAGACTACaaggttattaaaatatccataatCACCAGCTAGTTTAATGCCCCACTTCTTGAATAAGGAGGGTATGGGCTATAAATCACTACGCATTTCGAAATATAGAGAAGCAAATAATACTCCGGTCACCCATCCAGGGACCGATCACTAATGCGAAAATTGCTAAACTGCAACTAACGCAAGCAAGCTTGCATTTAGGTTCAGTTAGTTCATATCACTGAACTTCTTATAGTATTACTAGTATTTTAGTACAAACTGTAATAAAGGTTAAATAAGATGAGTTCCACGTACTGCATGTAAATCATAAAACAAGGAATTATACAAGCACATGCGAAACAATCTTCTGAAGGAGACGATTGACGCATGTGACCCAATTTTACATCTTGCAAAACCCGCCAGAATATCTAATGAAATGTtaaccataataataaactaaacgtCTCCTATAAACCCGGTAGTTGTCTTGAGAAATTATACGGAATAGGGACAGACCTCCAAAGTAAAAGCGCTGACAAATCATACAATCAGTGTACTAGTTTAGattatcatattttgtttctaaaaaagtacatattaGTTTCCTGCTTTCAATGTTTTAAAagaacttaatattttatgctacCAGCATACTTGACTTATGGTCTATTATAGTTGTAGCTACTACTAAAACTTATCAAGtgttttattgctaacattggtgtcagattttctGCTACTGAATAATTAAAGTTcttaaaattgtaactttttgGCTTGACAACAATAGCTAAGAGCAAAATCCTGGTACGTAGGTTGAAACCGCTCAAGTGGAAATCCGACACAACTTCCATCTATATGTATTACTTACTGCTGAGGTTAATGACCAACTATGTACATAGATTAGTGATCAGGTCTTTGAAACTTAGCTGCAATAGTAAACCTCAGTTAATGTTCCTAATTCATGGTAATACAAAGCGCAGCTTGGCAGATAtttctgatatattttttcctggCGCTCTTGTGGAAATTTCGACTTTGATGACAAGACATTTCTTGTAATTCATTTCCAAACTGAATGGTTGAAATTTCCACAAGAGCAACAggaaatataatgataaatcaGAGAAGACTATTACAGTAATTGAGCAATATGTGAATACTTAAAAATCATGGTTGACACCCAGAGTCCAGGTTCGCGCGCAGGGTCATAACCACCAGACTGGAAAGTGAAGGAAGCGCAGTTCCGTCTCAAGGGTACGAACCCAGGATGTTGTCATCCTACATGGCCGACGACAGCAGGGTTAACAGACTAGAatcattttagtaaaaatataaatatattttttatttctcacaaaTGATACAACAAATTTTCGAGGATTTCTTTTAAGCAACAACATATTTGTTGTACTATATTTAAGGCtggtaaacattattttcgaGATGATGCTTTTGAGGGGAATGAGTTATGATTATCGCATTATATGTGAAATACTATTGGGataagagaaaatatattttgatcgaTTTTAACGTTGAACTGAATGTTGTTCGGTACGAGATCTAATTccaattcttcttcttttcgaatgtgttattgctaacactagtgttCGATTTCAGTCACACATATATCTATCTAGCAAGTATCATAAGAGTATCGATCGAATAagcaattattttgtaaaccaACCAAAAGCCAAATTGCTAATCAATTTGCTTCAAAAGTTAggatacataaaaataagataagaTCAGAATTCAAACCATTAAAAAGTCATCAAACAAACTCTTCCATACCAATATAAGTTCTATAAAAGAGTTAAAGAGCTATTGGTGAATTGAGGACACACATTAAATTCGTATTAAGTTTATGACATCGAGACTCTTTATCTCAGAagctgataaattatatagagacatttgtaaatatataaaagacacgctgttgaatatttaataataagtatgacCTCCGGTTACCATCACGATTATGGACATGTAATGAATGAAACGGACTCAACACAAAGAACAAATACCGTCATACATTTAGGCAAGTTACGACACCATATTAAAATAGttctagaaataataatatggcaACATTTTGAGATCTTCAAGTTGCAACATTATCTTCAGTTTGGCTGTTTGGCGATAATTTATGTTGAGAAGACTTTCTCAATTCAAAGGGTTACGTTAAAGTCACAGACCATTTAAAGTTCAGCCGAGCAAAATGTCCTATGCACAATAGATATTGCGCAACTAGTTGCCCTACCAGAATTTAAGACCtatgtttgaaaatattcgcacagttttctctataaaacatttaaagtaagctgaaaagataaatatttatcttggCAATGAAATCGTTGGCAAAGCTTCAATTTCCCATCTCATTAACATCATACATcatatcttttatatataattatgtttt
Coding sequences within:
- the LOC128678718 gene encoding cAMP-dependent protein kinase catalytic subunit alpha-like, which produces MIANFLTRIFFYSKAETFRLNGSRRPWLYFTIITNMYSRRGGSTIDKTSSYGLNTQAVMEVRDGYTEEQQQQYTKYLKKLKNEFDERLAKKPTFKVSFSELDRVKTLGTGAFGRVILLKHKTSSKLYAMKVLEKEKIVKMKQIDHTLNEKRILEAIRFPFTVSMEFSSKDNSYIYFVMPFVPGGEMFTHLRRMGKFEEQLAKFYASQVILALEYLHFCHLVYRDLKPENILIDKNGYLKITDFGFCKVLQGRTWTLCGTPEYLAPELILSKGYGFSVDWWSFGVLLYEMNAGFPPFYANEPMKTYEKIVAAKYRCPSCFNADLRDLIRNVLQTDITKRFGVMKDGVMDFKNHKWFKGIEWEAILNCRAQPPFVPKYRAPGDTSNFERYEEEPIKPANHCRYESEFADF